In Prunus dulcis chromosome 2, ALMONDv2, whole genome shotgun sequence, a single genomic region encodes these proteins:
- the LOC117619329 gene encoding probable serine/threonine protein kinase IRE: MSSSPPPSSKPPLISDPDGKLDSATTSSVSSPTQPSPSRAKLLKIPPIPIRRSPRHTIHEDEEFEEFEEEDDDDDDDDEEYEDQVRTERKTDDAPIVLASSLGLNHIRTRSAPSPLRFSSSVCAASNFGDESNKVKYTVKPKPKFTPIQPVKPVHWNQSKSLRNPSLLNPVSEVKKLPMNCLMYIYVVGWRNAGSSRA; this comes from the exons ATGTCGAGCTCTCCTCCACCTTCTTCAAAGCCACCCCTGATTTCCGACCCCGACGGCAAATTAGACTCCGCAACGACGTCGTCCGTGTCCTCTCCAACTCAACCCTCTCCCTCCAGAGCTAAGCTCCTCAAAATCCCCCCCATCCCGATTCGACGAAGCCCCAGACACACGATCCACGAAGACGAAGAATTTGAAGAattcgaagaagaagatgacgacgacgacgacgacgacgaagAGTATGAGGACCAGGTTCGTACGGAACGTAAAACAGATGATGCGCCTATCGTGTTGGCATCGTCGCTCGGCCTCAATCACATTCGGACTCGATCGGCTCCGTCGCCGCTTCGATTCTCTTCGTCGGTCTGCGCGGCTTCGAATTTCGGTGACGAATCGAATAAGGTCAAGTACACGGTCAagccaaaacccaaatttacGCCCATACAACCAG TGAAACCTGTGCACTGGAATCAATCAAAATCGCTCAGAAATCCTTCACTACTCAATCCAGTCTCGGAGGTAAAGAAATTGCCAATGAATTGccttatgtatatatatgtagttgGTTGGAGAAATGCAGGTAGCTCACGAGCTTGA
- the LOC117619328 gene encoding protein ODORANT1-like: MGRQPCCDKLGVKKGPWTAEEDKKLVNFLLAHGQCCWRAVPKLAGLRRCGKSCRLRWTNYLRPDLKRGLLNEAEEQLVIDLHSRLGNRWSKIAAGLPGRTDNEIKNHWNTHIKKKLIKMGIDPITHEPLRKQVTPPEMPCKPNNPPADLDMNQQNVNIPEHGLSSAAESSSSNESQPLEPNLKSEDDPLMSYILSDTFLEDLTWDFSASSEDSSAADNPAEDNSLAWLLDCKDFGVEDFELGCIN, translated from the exons ATGGGAAGGCAACCTTGTTGTGACAAGCTTGGTGTGAAGAAAGGGCCATGGACTGCTGAGGAGGACAAGAAATTGGTGAATTTTCTCCTCGCACATGGCCAATGCTGTTGGCGTGCAGTCCCCAAGCTCGCCGGCCTCAGGCGCTGCGGCAAGAGCTGCCGCCTCCGGTGGACTAACTACCTCCGGCCTGACTTGAAAAGAGGCCTCCTTAATGAAGCTGAGGAGCAACTTGTCATTGACCTCCATTCCCGTCTTGGCAATAG GTGGTCTAAAATTGCAGCAGGATTGCCTGGAAGAACTGACAATGAGATCAAGAACCACTGGAACACACACATCAAGAAGAAGCTTATCAAGATGGGCATTGATCCAATCACCCATGAACCTCTCCGCAAGCAAGTTACTCCACCAGAAATGCCTTGTAAACCAAACAATCCACCTGCAGATTTAGACATGAATCAGCAGAACGTGAATATCCCAGAACATGGACTCTCTTCTGCAGCTGAAAGTTCCTCAAGCAATGAATCCCAGCCATTGGAGCCTAACCTAAAGAGTGAAGATGACCCGTTGATGAGCTACATATTATCCGATACATTCCTGGAAGATTTGACATGGGATTTTTCAGCCTCATCAGAAGATAGCTCGGCAGCTGATAATCCGGCGGAGGATAATAGCTTAGCATGGCTCTTGGACTGCAAGGATTTTGGAGTTGAAGATTTCGAGCTCGGGTGTATCAATTAG
- the LOC117618433 gene encoding putative F-box protein At5g55150, with translation MTKNSIIRLPPLNPPDECHKDACAKHCEYFVYKAAISADPISNANDCIVVVIYGPRYELAFIRLGDSKWTYFDGTCYIFEDIAQIGDKSYVLTAIRRKLFIFEYTTQRILNVNAVAPLFFETDLYIKAYLVGSNEEELLLVHRYSTFTCQCRVTNGFRLFKMDDDKYTWIEKNDLGDFALFVGDNSSISVVASKIQGCESNCIYFYDDNDLTKRDRSFTDFGVYNIKSQRILKPARIMTLMKKLKQPPIWFLPSVYL, from the coding sequence atgacaaaaaattcaattattcGTCTACCTCCACTAAATCCTCCAGATGAATGCCACAAAGATGCTTGTGCTAAACATTGTGAATATTTTGTCTACAAGGCGGCAATTTCCGCAGATCCAATATCAAATGCAAATGACTGCATTGTTGTGGTAATATATGGCCCACGGTATGAATTGGCTTTTATTAGACTTGGAGACAGTAAATGGACATACTTCGATGGAACTTGTTACATTTTTGAAGATATTGCTCAAATTGGAGATAAAAGTTATGTTCTTACAGCCATTAGGagaaaactttttatttttgaatataCTACTCAGCGCATCCTAAATGTAAATGCGGTGGCACCTCTTTTTTTTGAAACAGATTTATACATAAAGGCATACCTTGTGGGTTCCAATGAGGAGGAGTTATTGTTGGTTCACCGCTATAGTACTTTTACATGTCAGTGTCGCGTGACAAATGGATTTAGACTTTTCAAAATGGATGATGATAAGTATACGTGGATTGAGAAAAATGACTTAGGTgattttgctttgtttgtGGGTGATAACTCTTCAATATCTGTCGTGGCTTCAAAAATTCAAGGATGTGAGTCGAATTGCATATACTTCTACGATGATAATGATCTGACAAAAAGAGATCGTTCGTTTACAGATTTTGGGGTGTACAATATCAAAAGTCAAAGGATTTTAAAGCCTGCACGTATTATGACCCTGATGAAGAAGTTGAAGCAACCTCCAATTTGGTTTTTGCCATCAGTTTATCTATAA
- the LOC117619332 gene encoding probable serine/threonine protein kinase IRE has protein sequence MSSSPPPSSKPPLISDPDGKLDSATTSSVSSPTQPSPSRAKLLKIPPIPIRRSPRHTIHEDEEFEEFEEEDDDDDDDDEEYEDQVRTERKTDDAPIVLASSLGLNHIRTRSAPSPLRFSSSVCAASNFGDESNKVKYTVKPKPKFTPIQPVKPVHWNQSKSLRNPSLLNPVSEGNQHAAFSKEMQSPRFQAILRVTSGRKKRTHDIKSFSHELNSKGVRPFPVWKSRAFGHMEEIMVAVRARFERLKEDVDFDLGAFAGDLVGILEKSSESHPEWKENFEDLLVVARRCAKMSPGEFWVKCEAIVQKLDDRRQELPMGALKQAHTRLLFILTRCTRLVQFQKESGYEEEHILSLHQLSDLGVYPEQILEGAQQSFSGQLGGKDANEKHMNKSHEQEKVSAADDVEVDTAKSVESTGSYRMSSWKKLPSAAEKNQKGHDAADTQPKDKSDRLHAKDDTKTCGDYSSDNVDTPSCRPEPPEVSASAQRISWGLWMDQQNVSYENLMICRICEVEIPTVHVEEHSRICTIADRCDLKGLTVNDRLERVAEALERIMESWTLKGTDTRGSFDVSGVYTTRMHEDLDELSPPKRNDLSPRFSEGILDCVPDADNSFVMEDLNVLPDMPCDMRSSLTPEQGTRTSSAGSSTPRSPLLTPRTSQIEMLLSGWRAIPELENYQQIHKLLDISRSIANVSNCEYSALEYMLERLEDLKYAIQDRKVDALVVETFGRRIEKLLQEKYVHLCGQIEDEKVDPSNGMADEESSVEDEAVRSLRASPINPCSKDRTSIEDFEIIKPISRGAFGRVFLARKRATGDLFAIKVLKKADMIRKNAVESILAERNILILLRNPFVVRFFYSFTCRENLYLVMEYLNGGDLYSLLRNLGCLDEDMAKVYIAEVVLALEYLHSLNVVHRDLKPDNLLIGQDGHIKLTDFGLSKVGLISSTDDLSGPSVSDTGFLRDDEPKTQPSSERTQRQKHSVVGTPDYLAPEILLGMGHSATADWWSVGVILFELLVGLPPFNAEHPQQIFNNIINRDIPWPKVPEEMSYEAYDLIDKLMTENPVQRLGATGSREVKQHIFFKDINWDTLARQKAMFIPSTDVHDTSYFMSRYIWNPEDEHVNGASDFDEMTETCSSGSCSNIQDEDGDEFGSLAEFSAPTLDVQYSFSNFSFKNLSQLASINYDLLVKSAKESPDASKSSVP, from the exons ATGTCGAGCTCTCCTCCACCTTCTTCAAAGCCACCCCTGATTTCCGACCCCGACGGCAAATTAGACTCCGCAACGACGTCGTCCGTGTCCTCTCCAACTCAACCCTCTCCCTCCAGAGCTAAGCTCCTCAAAATCCCCCCCATCCCGATTCGACGAAGCCCCAGACACACGATCCACGAAGACGAAGAATTTGAAGAattcgaagaagaagatgacgacgacgacgacgacgacgaagAGTATGAGGACCAGGTTCGTACGGAACGTAAAACAGATGATGCGCCTATCGTGTTGGCATCGTCGCTCGGCCTCAATCACATTCGGACTCGATCGGCTCCGTCGCCGCTTCGATTCTCTTCGTCGGTCTGCGCGGCTTCGAATTTCGGTGACGAATCGAATAAGGTCAAGTACACGGTCAagccaaaacccaaatttacGCCCATACAACCAG TGAAACCTGTGCACTGGAATCAATCAAAATCGCTCAGAAATCCTTCACTACTCAATCCAGTCTCGGAG GGTAACCAGCATGCAGCCTTTTCAAAGGAAATGCAGTCGCCGCGTTTTCAGGCAATACTGCGTGTTACGAGTGGGCGAAAGAAGAGAACACATGACATTAAAAGTTTCTCTCATGAGCTCAACTCTAAAGGAGTTCGACCATTTCCCGTGTGGAAGTCTCGCGCATTTGGCCATATGGAg GAGATTATGGTGGCTGTCAGGGCAAGATTTGAGAGGTTAAAAGAAGATGTTGACTTTGATTTAGGTGCATTTGCTggtgatttggtgggaatacTTGAAAAGTCTTCGGAGTCTCACCCTGAATGGAAAGAGAATTTTGAGGATTTGTTGGTTGTTGCCCGGCGGTGTGCAAAGATGTCGCCTGGTGAATTTTGGGTGAAGTGCGAAGCCATTGTTCAGAAATTGGATGACCGGCGTCAAGAGCTACCAATGGGGGCCCTCAAACAAGCCCACACCCGTCTTCTTTTTATTCTCACTCGGTGCACACGGCTTGTGCAGTTCCAAAAAGAGAGTGGTTATGAGGAAGAGCACATTCTCAGTCTTCACCAGCTCAGTGATCTTGGTGTTTACCCTGAACAAATTTTGGAGGGTGCACAGCAGAGCTTTAGTGGCCAACTGGGTGGTAAGGATGCAAATGAGAAGCACATGAATAAGTCCCATGAGCAGGAAAAAGTTAGTGCTGCTGATGATGTGGAGGTTGACACTGCCAAAAGCGTTGAATCTACGGGCAGCTATAGGATGTCATCTTGGAAAAAACTTCCATCTGCTGCTGAGAAGAATCAGAAAGGCCATGATGCTGCTGATACACAGCCAAAAGACAAATCAGACCGTTTGCATGCCAAAGATGACACAAAAACTTGTGGGGACTATAGTAGCGACAATGTGGATACTCCATCATGCCGACCTGAACCCCCAGAGGTGTCTGCAAGTGCACAAAGAATCTCTTGGGGATTATGGATGGATCAGCAGAATGTTTCATACGAGAATTTGATGATCTGTCGCATATGTGAGGTGGAAATACCAACTGTACATGTAGAGGAGCACTCCCGAATATGTACGATTGCTGATAGGTGTGACTTGAAGGGTTTAACTGTGAATGATCGACTTGAAAGAGTTGCTGAAGCTCTTGAAAGGATAATGGAATCTTGGACACTAAAAGGCACTGATACTCGAGGAAGTTTTGATGTTTCAGGAGTATATACAACAAGAATGCATGAAGATTTAGATGAGTTGTCACCACCAAAACGAAATGACTTGTCTCCTCGTTTCTCTGAAGGCATTCTTGATTGCGTTCCTGATGCTGACAATTCTTTTGTCATGGAAGATCTGAATGTTTTGCCTGACATGCCATGTGACATGCGTTCTTCTTTGACACCTGAACAAGGCACCAGAACCTCGTCGGCAGGAAGCTCGACACCAAGATCACCACTATTAACACCAAGAACCAGTCAGATTGAAATGCTGTTGAGTGGATGGAGAGCAATACCAGAACTTGAGAATTATCAGCAG ATTCATAAGCTACTGGATATCTCCCGTTCCATCGCAAATGTTAGCAATTGTGAATACAGTGCATTGGAGTACATGCTTGAACGACTGGAAGACCTAAAATACGCCATCCAGGATAGGAAGGTCGATGCCCTTGTTGTGGAGACTTTTGGAAGGCGTATAGAAAAATTATTGCA GGAAAAATATGTACATCTTTGTGGGCAGATAGAAGATGAGAAAGTGGATCCATCAAATGGTATGGCTGACGAAGAAAGTTCAGTTGAAGATGAAGCAGTTCGTAGTCTGCGTGCCAGCCCCATCAATCCGTGTTCAAAGGATCGAACATCTATTGAagattttgaaataataaaaccaataAGCAGGGGTGCATTTGGGCGAGTTTTTCTTGCCAGAAAAAGAGCGACTGGTGACTTATTTGCTATAAAG GTATTAAAGAAGGCTGATATGATTCGTAAAAATGCTGTTGAAAGTATTTTGGCAGAGCGTAACATCCTTATATTGCTTCGCAATCCTTTTGTG GTCCGATTTTTCTATTCATTCACATGCAGGGAAAACCTGTACCTGGTCATGGAATACTTAAATGGTGGAGATCTGTACTCTTTACTACGAAATCTAGGCTGCTTAGATGAAGATATGGCCAAAGTATATATTGCAGAAGTT gtTCTTGCTTTGGAGTATTTGCATTCATTAAATGTTGTCCATAGAGACTTGAAGCCAGACAACCTGTTGATTGGTCAAGATGGTCACATCAAG TTGACAGATTTTGGGCTCTCCAAGGTTGGTCTAATCAGCAGCACTGATGACTTATCAGGTCCATCAGTTAGTGATACTGGTTTTCTTCGAGATGATGAACCAAAAACTCAGCCTTCATCAGAAAGGACACAGCGCCAGAAACATTCAGTTGTTGGCACCCCTGATTATTTGGCACCTGAAATACTTCTTGGCATGGGGCATAGTGCAACTGCTGATTGGTGGTCTGTGGGCGTTATTCTTTTTGAGCTGCTTGTTGGTCTTCCACCGTTCAATGCAGAGCATCCACAG CAAATTTTCAACAATATAATAAACAGAGATATTCCCTGGCCTAAGGTACCTGAGGAGATGAGCTATGAAGCATACGATTTGATTGACAA ATTGATGACCGAAAACCCAGTTCAAAGACTTGGAGCAACAGGTTCCAGGGAG GTGAAGCAACATATTTTCTTCAAGGATATTAACTGGGATACACTTGCGAGGCAGAAG GCAATGTTCATACCATCCACAGATGTACATGATACAAGTTATTTCATGAGCCGGTACATATGGAATCCAGAAGATGAGCATGTTAATGGCGCCAGCGATTTTGATGAAATGACTGAAACATGCAGCAGCGGTTCATGTAGCAACATACAAGACGAAGAT GGGGATGAATTTGGCAGTTTGGCGGAATTTAGTGCTCCAACCCTTGATGTGCAGTACTCATTTagtaatttttcatttaag AACTTGTCGCAGCTAGCTTCTATCAATTATGATCTTCTAGTGAAGAGCGCCAAGGAGTCCCCAGATGCCTCAAAGTCATCCGTTCCATGA
- the LOC117617235 gene encoding pentatricopeptide repeat-containing protein At4g25270, chloroplastic — MTIIWFDPTILSQMVTTLQPLSFHTAKLSICSSKSKKNKKQKQVNQNQSNNSLSFPKTIPTPLIIYHKPHSQTKLQALDAVVNDLEAAIGKGINVDTETFASLLETCYQFQAMDYGLRVHRLIPRSVLRRNVGISSKLLRLYASHGYIEEAHQVFDEMPKRDVSAFSWNSLISGYAELGLYEDAMALYFQMEEEGVEPDRFTFPRVLKACGGIGFIQIGEAVHRHIVRLGLLNDRFVLNALVDMYAKCGDIVKARKVFDKITSRDHVSWNTMLTSYMRHGLLSQALDIFHEMLHEGHQADSVAISTILGAAESSLEIVIQIHGWVIRQGVEWNLSIANALIAAYSNHHKLNRARWLFFHMSERDVITWNTMISAHSKSPEALLFFEQMESSGALPDSVTFVSILSTCAHLGLVKDGERLYSVMKNRYRISPIMEHYACMVNLYGRAGRIREAYGIIVDGMEFEAGPTVWGALLYACYLHGNVDIGEVAAERLFELEPDNEYNFELLIKIYGNVGRLEDVERVRLMMVERGLD; from the coding sequence ATGACCATCATCTGGTTCGATCCAACAATCCTTTCACAAATGGTGACCACTTTACAACCGCTGAGTTTCCACACAGCAAAACTGAGCATCTGCTCTTCCAAGagcaagaaaaacaagaagcaaaaaCAAGTTAACCAAAATCAAAGCAACAACTCCCTCTCTTTCCCGAAAACAATCCCAACCCCCCTCATTATCTACCATAAACCCCATTCCCAGACCAAGCTCCAAGCCCTCGACGCCGTCGTCAATGACCTTGAAGCAGCCATTGGTAAAGGCATAAACGTCGATACCGAAACTTTTGCTTCCCTGTTAGAAACATGCTATCAATTTCAAGCCATGGACTACGGTCTCCGAGTTCACCGTCTTATCCCAAGAAGCGTTTTACGTAGAAATGTAGGCATCTCGTCGAAGCTTCTTCGGCTCTATGCTTCGCATGGCTATATCGAGGAGGCTCACcaggtgtttgatgaaatgcctAAGAGGGACGTGTCTGCTTTCTCCTGGAATTCACTTATCTCGGGGTATGCAGAACTGGGTTTGTATGAGGATGCTATGGCGCTATACTTCCAAATGGAGGAAGAGGGAGTTGAACCAGACCGGTTCACGTTCCCTCGTGTTTTGAAAGCTTGTGGGGGAATAGGGTTCATTCAAATAGGTGAGGCTGTGCATCGCCATATAGTGCGATTGGGTTTATTGAATGATAGGTTTGTGCTGAATGCATTGGTGGACATGTATGCCAAATGTGGTGACATTGTGAAGGCTCGGAAAGTGTTTGATAAGATTACTAGTCGAGACCACGTCTCTTGGAACACCATGCTCACGAGTTATATGCGTCATGGGCTTCTGTCGCAGGCTTTGGACATCTTTCATGAAATGCTTCATGAAGGGCACCAGGCAGACTCTGTTGCCATATCCACTATCCTCGGAGCTGCAGAGTCATCATTGGAGATTGTAATTCAAATCCATGGATGGGTAATTCGACAAGGAGTTGAGTGGAACTTGTCTATTGCCAATGCCTTGATTGCAGCGTATTCGAATCATCACAAGTTGAATCGAGCAAGATGGTTGTTTTTTCATATGTCTGAGAGGGATGTCATAACATGGAATACTATGATTTCAGCTCATTCTAAAAGCCCGGAAGCCTTGCTGTTTTTTGAGCAGATGGAGAGTTCTGGTGCCTTGCCAGACAGTGTCACATTTGTGTCAATATTATCGACTTGTGCCCATTTAGGTTTGGTGAAGGATGGTGAGAGATTATATTCTGTCATGAAAAATAGATATAGAATCAGCCCAATTATGGAACATTATGCTTGTATGGTGAATCTTTACGGAAGGGCAGGTCGAATCAGAGAAGCTTATGGTATCATAGTGGATGGAATGGAGTTCGAGGCTGGTCCAACTGTGTGGGGTGCATTACTGTATGCTTGCTACCTTCATGGAAATGTAGATATTGGAGAGGTTGCAGCTGAAAGGCTTTTTGAGCTGGAGCCTGATAATGAATACAATTTTGAGCTTTTAATTAAGATTTATGGCAATGTGGGTAGATTGGAAGATGTAGAGAGAGTGAGATTGATGATGGTGGAGAGAGGATTGGACTAA